tttgtgtgtttgcttaAGTTTCTAACTGGTTTCCTGTTGGTCGCTTTTGTCCACAGCAGGAGAAAAGTCTCAACATGAACGCAATTCACATCAACAGTATGTTGGACAAGAAAGCCGTGGGTGCTCCAGTTACAACGTCTAGTTCCAGCAACTGCTCCTACACCCCGGGATTTTTCCGCAGAAATTCGACCAGTAACATGGATTCAGTGACCAACAGCAACAAGTACACAGCGGGCTCCTACAGCAACTTGAAGGAGGGCTCGGTGGTGAATGGCAGCTCGAACACCGCCATCATGAACAAGGAAAACAAATTTCGTGACCGTGCATACAGCGAGAACGGGGACCGGAGCCAGCAGCTCCAGGTTCTGCAGCAGAAGCCGGGCTCTCAGATCAACTCCACCCGCTATAAGACAGAGCTATGCCGACCATTCGAGGAGAATGGAGCGTGCAAGTACGGGGAAAAGTGTCAGTTCGCGCACGGCTACCACGAGCTGAGGAGTTTGTCTCGCCACCCCAAGTACAAAACCGAGCCATGCCGCACGTTCCACACTATCGGTTTCTGCCCATATGGTCCACGGTGCCACTTCATCCACAATGCCGACGAACGCAGGCCAGCCCCGGCCAACGCCAACATGCAGGGAGAATCTAAGTCTGCTCGGGAGCTGTGCGGAGGCTACGGCCAGAGGGACATGCCACAGCCCAGCGCCTTCAGGGAGAGACCAAAGCTCCACCACAGCCTTAGCTTCTCCGGCTTTGCCACCCAACACGGACTTGACTCGCCGCTCATTGAAAGCCCCACATCCCGCACCCCGCCACCCCTATCCACCAACAACTCTTGCCCCCAAAACTTTTACGAGGATGTGTCGCCAAACACTCTTGCTTGCATCAACAGTGCCTTCTCCTTCCCTGGGCAAGAACTGAAAGCCTTACTCGCTCCACTGGCAGTGCATGCTCAAAACAACTACGCCAATCACTCTAATGGTGCTTACTTTGGGAACCTCTCGACCGTgtgccctccctctcccccctacAACATGAGCCACTTGCAGTCCTCCCTGCAGCGCCTCTCTGAGTCGCCGGTGTTCGACTCGCCCCCCAGCCCCCCTGACTCCATCTCAGACCGGGAGAGCTATGCAAGCGGGTCCCTAAGCTCTTCGGGAAGTCTCAGCGGCTCCGAATCTCCCAGTTTGGATGCCGGCAGACGTTTGCCAATCTTCAGCAGGCTGTCGATTTCAGATGATTAAGTTCGATCACTTTtgcatgtggtgtgtttgttttttttatacctTGTTAAGTATGAGGAGGACTTGAAATTCCAGCACTCACCGCTGTTTTTGGACGGTGACACCTCTGACGACGTGTAACGTTTGACagaattacatctgctttaaaACTTTAGAGACAGATGACATTGTCTTGTCTTTTTGATATGGCATTAGTCCATTTGTCTGTATGTTTTTGATAACTACAAGTAGCTATCAATAGAAGGCATTCCACCGGTGACTTATGttttgagctgcagcagattgCTGTCTTTTTAGGTCTTATCAAGACCTGTTTCCGGAGTCGTAtacaagactttttttttttctttctatctttctttctttacgaACGAGAGAAACCTAGCGGTTTTAGATTTTCCTGCATCCTACCAAGAATATGCCTTGACACAAGTGTAACAGCTTCACAGCTTCAAAAGTATgtgtgattatttttttttcttcttgaaAGCTTAAAAACTTCCATTCCAAAAGTTTTACCTGGTTCACAGCGCCACGCAGTGGTTTGGTTGGGTAGTGTGTA
This genomic stretch from Alosa sapidissima isolate fAloSap1 chromosome 16, fAloSap1.pri, whole genome shotgun sequence harbors:
- the zfp36l2 gene encoding mRNA decay activator protein ZFP36L2, with the protein product MRDQLRQKSSENEMSATILSAFYDIDMLYKQEKSLNMNAIHINSMLDKKAVGAPVTTSSSSNCSYTPGFFRRNSTSNMDSVTNSNKYTAGSYSNLKEGSVVNGSSNTAIMNKENKFRDRAYSENGDRSQQLQVLQQKPGSQINSTRYKTELCRPFEENGACKYGEKCQFAHGYHELRSLSRHPKYKTEPCRTFHTIGFCPYGPRCHFIHNADERRPAPANANMQGESKSARELCGGYGQRDMPQPSAFRERPKLHHSLSFSGFATQHGLDSPLIESPTSRTPPPLSTNNSCPQNFYEDVSPNTLACINSAFSFPGQELKALLAPLAVHAQNNYANHSNGAYFGNLSTVCPPSPPYNMSHLQSSLQRLSESPVFDSPPSPPDSISDRESYASGSLSSSGSLSGSESPSLDAGRRLPIFSRLSISDD